Proteins from a genomic interval of Arachis hypogaea cultivar Tifrunner chromosome 10, arahy.Tifrunner.gnm2.J5K5, whole genome shotgun sequence:
- the LOC112717841 gene encoding uncharacterized protein, producing the protein MADGWTNRCRRTLINFLVYCPKGTVFLKSVDASHISKIAEALFKLLRDVVLFVGSENVVHVVTDNAVNYVAAGRLLESEFPRLYWSPCVTHCINLMLQDIGKFIEVTETVSQALMITKYIYNHCHPLYLMRQFTGGREILRPAPTRFATNFITLQSILAQKDALRAMVTSIEWTSSAYSKEAKAKKFVDQVLDSKFWNQCTDIVKLTESLVHVLRIVDSEDRAAIGFLYQAMYKAREDMVKKFQKRKRVVEPYLKILDSRWDLQFKRNLHAVGYWLNPAFRFNYAEFDKHKETISGLLDVIERYAYGDADLNTKLTSEKRIFKNAEGDFGRQSAIRERSTVMPDSPPFLTPEEVDALQNDLANMSLQSALDDLDELNLEDDRDDGEANNTSVKNANHTSVEIANQNETNQDVARDLSDEERYPDFEVTPWI; encoded by the exons ATGGCTGATGGATGGACTAATCGTTGTAGGCGTACTTTAATTAATTTCTTGGTTTATTGCCCTAAAGGAACTGTTTTCCTAAAGTCAGTTGATGCTTCTCATATCTCGAAAATTGCTGAGGCTTTGTTTAAGTTGCTTAGGGATGTTGTGTTATTTGTTGGTTCTGAGAATGTTGTACATGTAGTGACAGATAATGCTGTAAATTACGTTGCTGCTGGAAGGTTGTTGGAATCGGAGTTTCCTAGATTGTATTGGTCTCCTTGTGTGACACATTGTATTAATCTGATGTTGCAGGATATTGGAAAGTTTATAGAAGTGACTGAAACTGTGTCACAAGCTCTAATGATTACGAAGTATATCTATAATCACTGCCATCCTTTGTACTTGATGAGACAGTTCACAGGCGGCCGAGAAATACTTCGTCCAGCTCCAACTCGATTCGCCACTAATTTCATTACTTTGCAAAGTATTTTGGCTCAAAAGGATGCATTGAGAGCTATGGTGACATCTATAGAATGGACAAGTTCAGCTTACTCTAAAGAAGCCAAAGCAAAAAAGTTTGTGGATCAAGTCTTAGATTCTAAATTTTGGAATCAATGTACTGATATTGTTAAGCTTACGGAGTCACTTGTTCATGTATTGCGTATTGTGGATAGTGAAGATAGAGCTGCAATTGGTTTTCTTTATCAAGCTATGTATAAGGCTAGGGAAGACATGGTGAAGAAGTTTCAAAAAAGAAAGAGGGTTGTTGAACCTTATTTGAAGATTTTAGATTCACGTTGGGATTTACAATTTAAAAGAAACCTTCATGCTGTTGGTTATTGGTTAAATCCAGCTTTTCGATTTAATTATGCAGAATTTGACAAGCACAAAGAAACAATTTCTGGTCTACTAGATGTGATTGAGAGATATGCTTACGGTGATGCTGATTTGAATACTAAATTGACAAGTGAGAAGAGAATCTTTAAGAATGCTGAAGGAGACTTTGGGAGACAGTCTGCAATACGTGAGCGAAGCACAGTGATGCctg ATTCACCACCATTTTTAACTCCTGAAGAAGTTGATGCTTTACAGAATGATCTTGCAAATATGTCTCTTCAATCAGCTTTAGATGATTTGG ATGAATTGAATCTGGAAGATGATCGAGATGATGGCGAAGCTAATAATACTTCTGTGAAAAATGCAAATCATACTTCTGTGGAAATTGCAAATCAGAATGAAACCAATCAGGATGTAGCTCGAGATTTGTCAGATGAAGAAAGATATCCAGACTTTGAAGTTACTCCTTGGATATAA
- the LOC112716176 gene encoding GTP-binding protein At2g22870 produces the protein MVLLHLPKLPSTILTPLSTSPIFLRTHFLNPNPNPTKTPRPLLLFSTLTLPASEPTPLDPHTPEPTPHLQLPLHKLFVPPETHVPLDTPTLTARILKGSNILLSNYATDSQVAQAEFIKSSVRTEDCPSDGLPEFALVGRSNVGKSSLLNSLVRRKKLALTSKKPGKTQCINHFRINDSWYLVDLPGYGYASAPQELRMDWEKFTKDYFLNRSTLVSVFLLIDASIPAKQIDLEYASWLGQNQIPMTIIFTKCDKRKKKKNGGKRPEENVNDFQELIHGFFETAPPWIMTSSVTNQGRDEILLHMAQLRNYWLKH, from the exons ATGGTACTCCTTCACCTCCCCAAACTCCCTTCCACCATTCTAACTCCACTATCCACTTCTCCCATCTTTCTCCGCACTCATTTCCTAAACCCAAATCCAAACCCAACCAAAACCCCTCGCCCCCTCTTACTATTCTCCACCCTAACTCTTCCCGCCTCCGAACCCACACCGCTAGACCCTCACACACCCGAACCCACCCCCCACCTCCAACTCCCTCTCCACAAGCTCTTCGTTCCCCCCGAAACCCATGTCCCCCTCGACACCCCTACCCTCACCGCCAGAATCCTCAAGGGCTCCAACATTCTCCTCAGCAACTACGCCACCGACTCTCAG GTGGCGCAAGCGGAGTTCATCAAGAGCAGTGTTAGGACCGAGGACTGCCCCTCCGATGGCCTCCCTGAGTTTGCTCTCGTTGGACGCTCCAATGTTGGCAAATCCTCGCTCCTCAATTCCCTCGTTCGCCGCAAGAAGCTCGCCTTGACCTCCAAGAAACCAG GCAAAACACAATGCATTAACCATTTTCGGATTAATGATAGCTGGTACCTGGTTGATTTGCCTGGATATGG GTATGCATCTGCACCGCAGGAGCTTAGAATGGATTGGGAAAAATTCACCAAGGACTATTTTCTTAACCGGTCAACCCTAGTTTCAGTTTTCCTTCTAATAGATGCCAGCATTCCTGCTAAACAAATTGATCTCGAGTATGCTAGTTGGTTGGGCCAGAATCAG ATCCCAATGACCATAATCTTCACCAAATGTGACaagcggaagaagaaaaagaacggAGGCAAAAGACCAGAAGAAAATGTTAATGACTTTCAGGAATTGATACACGGCTTCTTCGAGACAGCACCTCCGTGGATCATGACCAGTAGTGTTACTAATCAGGGTCGTGATGAGATTCTTCTCCATATGGCCCAGCTAAGAAACTATTGGCTCAAGCATTAG